Proteins from a genomic interval of Tenacibaculum sp. SZ-18:
- a CDS encoding DUF4401 domain-containing protein, whose amino-acid sequence MKNSKNIKSLIDSIQNIEGQELTFNEEAIKYEYENQNDEQSLAIKILSIFGGLLSCITFLGFLFIAGLYNSKEGLLITGIIFVLCAVGLNKISDKIIIDTISVSSYVIGFTLIWMSLERMNFDESSIQIIFIFVGIATLILVQNYILSFIATLATNLSFLALLLEGNQYDLIHVYTFAMVFILSFLILNEGKIITTSKKLSRLYNPLRIGLIFSLLIGLIFLGKKGMLRITPEYIWLSSISIILFIVYVIIELINILQVKDIQSKIGIYIFTILILASTVLSPAISGAILIILLSFKVNYKTGLAIGIIAFIYFVSQYYYDLKFTLLTKSIMMFTTGILFLAFYLFTHKKLSENEKV is encoded by the coding sequence ATGAAGAATAGTAAAAACATAAAATCGTTAATTGATTCCATTCAAAATATAGAAGGGCAAGAATTAACTTTTAACGAAGAGGCCATCAAATATGAATATGAGAATCAAAACGATGAACAATCTTTAGCTATAAAAATACTTTCTATTTTCGGTGGATTATTATCTTGTATAACCTTTTTAGGTTTCCTTTTTATAGCGGGATTATACAACTCAAAAGAAGGCTTACTCATTACCGGAATTATTTTCGTCCTTTGCGCTGTTGGATTAAATAAAATCTCTGATAAAATTATTATTGACACTATCAGTGTTTCTTCTTACGTTATTGGTTTTACTTTGATTTGGATGAGTTTAGAGCGAATGAATTTTGATGAGAGTTCCATTCAAATAATCTTCATTTTTGTTGGAATTGCAACCTTAATTCTTGTTCAAAATTATATTTTATCATTTATAGCTACTTTGGCTACAAACCTTAGTTTTTTAGCGCTTCTTTTGGAAGGAAACCAATATGATCTAATCCATGTGTACACGTTCGCTATGGTTTTTATCTTATCATTCCTTATACTTAATGAAGGTAAAATCATAACCACTAGTAAAAAACTATCTCGATTATACAATCCTTTACGAATCGGGTTAATTTTCTCTTTATTAATTGGATTAATCTTTCTAGGAAAAAAAGGAATGCTAAGAATAACACCAGAGTATATTTGGCTTTCGTCTATCTCTATCATTCTATTCATTGTGTACGTGATAATAGAATTAATAAATATCCTACAAGTAAAAGATATTCAGAGTAAAATTGGAATTTACATTTTTACAATTCTCATCTTAGCATCAACGGTACTTTCTCCCGCAATTTCTGGAGCGATTTTAATAATTCTATTGAGTTTTAAAGTCAATTATAAAACTGGTTTAGCTATTGGAATTATTGCATTCATTTATTTCGTTAGTCAATATTATTATGATCTAAAGTTCACTCTCCTTACCAAATCTATCATGATGTTTACAACGGGTATTTTGTTTTTAGCATTTTACTTATTCACTCATAAAAAATTATCAGAAAATGAAAAAGTATAA
- a CDS encoding CPBP family intramembrane glutamic endopeptidase, with protein MKLSNEQTDYKGFFFDAMLYLTVMFLVREIYFSELPFIANGLMWSFSTLIVASWRMKVRNVTWRDLGLRKPPNLLKMALITIGILIAIPISIIVFQQLQGLIPINLSPDTSSQEAVSKFGNLQENWTLFLTIIPFILLQSSLEELLDRGFLINWFERVFSKTSFATTTAVLLQAVIFGFRHSYDISERSITVGMIGLIMGIAYVKFGRNLWPLIIAHCILNTLSMMEKV; from the coding sequence ATGAAATTATCGAATGAACAAACTGACTATAAAGGGTTTTTCTTTGATGCAATGTTGTATCTCACAGTTATGTTTTTAGTAAGAGAAATTTATTTTTCTGAATTACCTTTTATTGCAAACGGATTAATGTGGTCATTTTCTACTTTAATCGTTGCTTCATGGAGAATGAAAGTCCGTAATGTTACATGGAGAGATTTAGGACTGCGTAAACCCCCAAACTTGTTAAAAATGGCTTTAATAACTATAGGGATTTTAATAGCTATTCCAATTTCAATTATTGTTTTCCAACAGTTACAAGGGCTCATTCCGATTAACTTGTCACCAGACACCTCCTCTCAAGAAGCAGTTTCAAAGTTTGGAAACTTGCAAGAAAATTGGACCTTGTTTCTAACAATTATTCCTTTTATACTACTTCAATCCTCTTTAGAGGAACTTTTAGATCGAGGTTTTTTAATTAATTGGTTTGAAAGGGTGTTTTCTAAAACCTCATTTGCAACGACAACCGCAGTACTTTTACAAGCAGTTATCTTTGGGTTTAGACATTCTTATGATATTTCAGAGCGTTCAATTACTGTAGGTATGATTGGTTTAATAATGGGAATAGCCTATGTGAAGTTTGGTAGAAATTTGTGGCCTTTAATTATTGCTCACTGTATTCTGAATACATTGTCCATGATGGAAAAAGTGTAG
- the glpK gene encoding glycerol kinase GlpK: protein MEQKYIVAFDQGTTSTRTIIFDKKGQIKAIAQKELTQYYPKSGWVEHDPIEIFNDQKETFHEAIKNSGIQPSEIAAIGITNQRETTIVWDKETGEPIYNAIVWLDKRTKDICDDLKNRGLSNYVKEHTGLVIDSYFSATKLKWILENVDGAKEKANAGKLCFGTVDSWLIYKFTNHQKHVTDHTNASRTMIYDIKNLSWDDTLLKSLEIPTSLLPEVQTSSSHFGDINFEGNTIPIYGVAGDQQASLFGQGGFKAGIAKNTYGTGCFMLLNTGTNQVISQSGLLTTLTCSLESETVQYALEGSVFVGGASIQWLRDRLNLIDNAADTEEICNRIPPLKNIYVVPAFAGLGAPYWDAEAKGSIYGMTLDTDKEEIIKATVEALAYQTKDVITAMMKDSGKEIISLKVDGGASANNYLMQFQSDILNVSVDRPKMIEVTAFGAALLAGMKAGIWTKNDIETIREVDTIFTTKMKPKVRKKKYKGWLKAIERTKTSKKKKGKPDPVRFSVLDRDKHLKKLKSESFDLLVIGGGITGAGIALDASSRGMKVCLVEKNDFASGTSNKSTKLIHGGLRYLKQLEIGLVRESGSERAIVHKLAPHLVIPEKMLLPLIEGGTYGKMMTAIGLKVYDLLANVGGDDARRMLDKKETMEKEPMLDEKITLGSGYYAEYRTDDARLTIEILKKASEFGATVVNYCEMESFLYNKEGKIENVQCIDINTGKKFNVKARNYVSAAGPWVDLLREKDTSMNNKHLHLTKGVHIVFPYEKLPIKQSVYFDVPDGRMVFAIPRGRCTYVGTTDTNYYGSLDRVVATKEDAEYLLKAVNNTFPDVNLTINEIESNWAGLRPLIHEDEKDPSELSRKDEIFISKSGLISIAGGKLTGYRKMAHRVIDAVLKTMDEKRRNSYKKSQTENILLVNPSMHSVDEVEAYQKQLEQQLRDLGMEDSYYAWHLCTTYGKRANTILERTSYFASGTIEQRLIRAELWYCINFEMTNSLADFFVRRTGRLYFNINSITKHLDVIVNDFIKSLDWNENRIAEEKNLLNQLLADATTYYGTEF, encoded by the coding sequence ATGGAGCAAAAATATATAGTCGCTTTCGATCAAGGTACAACAAGTACACGAACAATTATTTTCGATAAAAAGGGACAAATAAAAGCGATTGCTCAAAAAGAATTAACGCAGTATTATCCTAAATCTGGTTGGGTTGAACACGATCCAATTGAGATTTTTAATGATCAAAAAGAAACGTTTCATGAAGCTATTAAAAATTCAGGAATTCAACCTTCAGAAATTGCAGCTATTGGAATTACCAATCAACGTGAAACAACGATCGTTTGGGATAAAGAAACCGGAGAACCTATTTATAATGCTATTGTTTGGTTAGATAAAAGAACTAAAGATATCTGTGACGATTTAAAAAACCGTGGTTTATCTAACTACGTAAAAGAACATACTGGTTTAGTTATCGACTCTTATTTTTCTGCGACAAAATTAAAGTGGATCCTTGAAAATGTTGATGGAGCAAAAGAAAAAGCAAACGCAGGTAAACTTTGTTTTGGAACTGTTGATAGTTGGTTAATTTACAAATTCACCAATCATCAAAAACATGTTACCGACCATACCAATGCGTCTCGCACGATGATTTATGATATTAAAAATTTAAGTTGGGATGATACCTTACTTAAATCTTTAGAAATACCAACTTCTTTATTACCAGAAGTTCAAACCTCATCATCTCATTTCGGAGATATTAATTTTGAAGGAAATACAATTCCAATCTATGGTGTTGCGGGAGATCAACAAGCTTCTTTATTTGGACAAGGAGGTTTTAAAGCAGGCATTGCTAAAAACACTTATGGAACAGGATGCTTTATGCTTTTGAATACAGGAACAAACCAAGTAATTTCACAAAGTGGATTACTCACAACTTTGACTTGTAGTTTAGAATCTGAAACTGTTCAATACGCATTAGAAGGGAGTGTTTTCGTTGGAGGTGCCTCTATCCAATGGCTAAGAGATCGTTTGAACCTTATTGATAACGCAGCTGATACAGAAGAAATTTGTAATCGTATTCCGCCGTTAAAAAACATTTATGTTGTTCCCGCTTTTGCTGGATTAGGTGCACCTTATTGGGATGCAGAAGCTAAAGGAAGTATTTATGGAATGACCTTAGATACGGATAAAGAAGAAATTATCAAAGCAACAGTTGAAGCTTTGGCGTATCAAACCAAAGATGTAATTACCGCTATGATGAAAGATAGTGGGAAAGAAATAATTTCATTAAAAGTTGATGGTGGCGCAAGTGCTAATAACTACTTAATGCAATTTCAATCTGATATTTTAAATGTATCTGTTGATCGACCGAAAATGATTGAAGTTACTGCTTTTGGAGCGGCCTTATTAGCGGGAATGAAAGCGGGAATTTGGACCAAAAACGATATCGAAACTATTCGAGAAGTTGATACCATTTTTACAACAAAAATGAAACCTAAAGTTCGTAAAAAGAAATATAAAGGTTGGCTAAAAGCTATCGAACGAACAAAAACTTCGAAAAAGAAAAAAGGTAAACCTGATCCAGTTCGTTTCTCGGTTTTGGATCGCGATAAACATCTGAAAAAGTTAAAGTCAGAGTCTTTCGATTTATTGGTTATCGGAGGAGGAATTACAGGAGCTGGAATTGCATTAGATGCTTCTTCTAGAGGAATGAAAGTTTGTTTGGTTGAAAAAAACGATTTTGCCTCAGGAACAAGTAATAAATCTACAAAACTCATACATGGCGGACTACGGTACTTAAAACAATTAGAAATAGGTTTGGTAAGAGAATCTGGTTCAGAGCGTGCAATTGTGCATAAACTTGCTCCACATTTAGTTATTCCTGAAAAGATGTTATTGCCTTTGATTGAAGGTGGAACTTATGGTAAAATGATGACTGCAATTGGTTTGAAGGTTTACGATTTATTGGCAAATGTTGGTGGAGACGATGCTCGAAGAATGCTAGACAAAAAAGAAACCATGGAAAAAGAACCAATGCTAGATGAGAAAATCACATTGGGCAGTGGATACTATGCGGAATATAGAACAGATGATGCTCGTTTAACAATTGAAATATTAAAGAAAGCTTCCGAATTTGGGGCAACAGTTGTTAATTACTGCGAAATGGAATCTTTCCTTTATAATAAAGAAGGAAAAATTGAAAATGTACAATGTATCGACATCAATACTGGTAAAAAATTCAATGTAAAAGCACGAAATTATGTTTCTGCCGCAGGTCCGTGGGTGGATTTATTAAGGGAGAAAGATACTTCTATGAACAACAAACACTTACATTTAACCAAAGGTGTTCATATTGTTTTTCCGTACGAAAAATTACCGATTAAGCAATCTGTTTATTTTGATGTTCCAGACGGAAGAATGGTTTTTGCAATTCCAAGAGGGAGATGCACTTACGTTGGAACTACAGACACTAATTACTATGGAAGTTTGGATCGCGTAGTTGCTACTAAAGAGGATGCCGAGTATCTTTTAAAAGCTGTAAATAATACATTTCCCGATGTTAATTTGACCATCAATGAAATCGAATCGAATTGGGCCGGTTTACGACCTCTAATTCATGAAGATGAAAAGGATCCTTCGGAACTCTCAAGAAAAGACGAGATCTTCATTTCTAAAAGCGGATTAATTTCAATTGCAGGAGGGAAACTTACCGGTTACCGCAAAATGGCACATCGTGTTATTGATGCTGTGTTAAAAACCATGGATGAAAAACGAAGAAATTCTTATAAAAAATCACAAACTGAAAATATTTTATTAGTAAACCCCAGCATGCATTCAGTTGATGAAGTGGAAGCTTATCAAAAACAATTGGAACAACAATTACGTGATTTAGGAATGGAAGATTCTTATTATGCTTGGCATTTGTGTACGACTTATGGAAAAAGAGCGAATACAATTTTAGAACGAACTTCTTATTTTGCGTCAGGAACTATTGAACAACGATTAATTCGTGCAGAATTATGGTATTGTATCAATTTTGAAATGACTAATAGTTTGGCTGATTTCTTTGTGCGTAGAACAGGTCGTTTGTATTTTAACATTAACAGTATCACAAAACATTTAGATGTTATTGTTAATGATTTTATCAAGAGTTTAGATTGGAACGAGAACCGAATCGCTGAAGAAAAGAACTTACTAAATCAGTTATTAGCGGATGCAACAACTTATTATGGAACAGAGTTTTAA
- a CDS encoding helix-turn-helix domain-containing protein: MDSKTSNLRDIKKMRLERHWSQEQLADMSGLSIRTIQRIENGENASLESLKALASVFEINISDIDKKEALAQIRKEEKYVQTVKGFYKLLALAILNLGIFLFIAISESDSEGWWLFLYMLIAWIFFLGIYAFGNVEFFGKDWEKKLIEKKFKKK, from the coding sequence ATGGATTCTAAAACAAGTAATTTAAGAGATATTAAAAAAATGAGATTAGAACGTCATTGGTCTCAAGAACAATTGGCAGATATGAGCGGTTTGAGTATACGAACCATTCAACGTATAGAAAACGGAGAAAATGCAAGTTTAGAATCGTTAAAAGCCTTAGCGTCTGTTTTTGAAATTAATATATCAGATATCGATAAAAAAGAAGCGCTAGCACAAATCAGAAAAGAAGAAAAATATGTGCAAACAGTAAAAGGTTTTTACAAATTGTTGGCTTTAGCGATTCTAAATCTCGGCATCTTTCTTTTCATTGCTATCAGTGAATCAGATTCAGAGGGATGGTGGTTATTTCTTTACATGCTTATTGCTTGGATTTTTTTTCTAGGGATTTATGCATTCGGAAATGTTGAGTTTTTCGGAAAGGATTGGGAGAAAAAATTAATTGAAAAGAAGTTTAAGAAGAAGTAA
- a CDS encoding DUF2200 domain-containing protein, with product MYQTIEWLTGFNDTKIQELINSVVMCKTFFDKGLLNPNTGLIKDIICGYRVEEITTELTQKARYSDKIIDKLVRRKKIEKIMRTA from the coding sequence CTGTATCAAACTATTGAATGGTTAACAGGTTTTAATGACACCAAAATTCAAGAATTAATTAATAGCGTAGTTATGTGCAAAACATTTTTTGATAAAGGACTTTTAAATCCAAATACAGGTTTAATCAAAGATATTATTTGTGGTTATCGTGTGGAAGAAATTACCACTGAACTCACTCAAAAAGCACGCTATTCGGATAAAATAATTGATAAGTTGGTAAGAAGAAAGAAAATTGAAAAGATTATGAGAACAGCATAA
- a CDS encoding ankyrin repeat domain-containing protein, which translates to MNPKTIILLLWITNVIPICCQVGSTNLDWDNLEYTSTKKLEIFAKGCNLYQIERLLKNDTIFEINYGQITLTPIQLAIDAFIKANNNNELWKCDQCINSVAYIMKDKRYNYKLQPLRTQTDLIYAIKREKDVVKNNEIIQRFEFLLYTMLTILDTKVDFDINYSIGTYVDPLNGNPGTAFEASSAFGTASFCLLTKKYPILLEEIDKRSGDNKFTPLMFAARFNNLYTAERLLFYGADYLKKFTGYQVNGIPIIGISRRAGQTTMTKLLTDYKDGKVHVTGCK; encoded by the coding sequence ATGAACCCGAAAACCATTATCTTATTATTATGGATTACTAATGTAATACCAATATGCTGTCAAGTTGGCTCAACTAATTTAGATTGGGATAACTTGGAATATACCTCAACTAAAAAATTAGAAATATTCGCCAAAGGATGTAATTTGTACCAAATTGAAAGATTGCTTAAAAATGATACAATTTTCGAGATCAACTACGGACAAATTACCTTGACTCCGATTCAATTGGCTATCGATGCGTTTATAAAAGCAAATAATAATAACGAACTGTGGAAATGTGATCAATGCATCAACTCTGTTGCTTATATCATGAAAGACAAACGCTATAATTATAAATTACAACCTTTAAGAACGCAAACAGATTTAATTTACGCTATTAAACGAGAAAAGGATGTGGTTAAAAACAATGAGATAATACAAAGATTTGAGTTTTTATTGTACACCATGTTAACTATACTTGATACCAAAGTAGATTTTGATATTAATTACTCTATTGGTACGTATGTAGATCCCCTGAACGGAAATCCAGGAACTGCTTTTGAGGCCTCAAGTGCCTTTGGAACTGCTTCGTTCTGTTTACTCACAAAAAAGTATCCGATTCTATTAGAAGAAATTGACAAGCGAAGTGGAGATAATAAATTTACTCCACTAATGTTTGCTGCGCGTTTTAATAATCTGTATACCGCTGAGAGATTACTTTTTTATGGAGCAGACTATCTAAAAAAATTCACAGGTTATCAAGTAAATGGAATTCCTATAATTGGAATTTCCAGACGAGCAGGTCAAACGACCATGACAAAATTATTAACGGATTATAAAGACGGAAAAGTACATGTTACAGGCTGTAAGTAG
- a CDS encoding DUF2157 domain-containing protein, translated as MKRDDIHIISRHSNASEHTIQKALNDHVYSDQTDWKKFFNLFIISVGVGFTVAGIIFFFAYNWADMHKFVKIGLTQGILIITTSMLFLLKLDEKIKNIILTGASVLVGVLFAVFGQIYQTGANAYDFFLGWTIFVTLWAIVSDFAPLWLIYFILMNTTLHLYTEQVAKNWSITFVYTLHFIVNMIPVLFVVFSKNKAPNWFLYTMILASVTYATLGISIGVFEKFEFAFLLLIIITGISYVFGYKHGLKTKNGFYLSVIPFSLIVIVSAVFVDISNNELMFLFISMFIIVSVTLTILNLINYQKKWNHEE; from the coding sequence ATGAAAAGAGATGATATTCACATTATAAGCAGGCATTCAAACGCATCTGAACACACTATTCAAAAAGCGTTAAACGATCACGTTTACAGTGACCAAACCGATTGGAAAAAATTTTTCAATCTATTCATTATCAGTGTAGGTGTAGGATTTACCGTTGCAGGAATCATTTTCTTCTTTGCTTATAACTGGGCAGACATGCACAAATTTGTAAAGATTGGCTTAACACAAGGCATTTTAATCATTACTACCTCAATGTTGTTTTTATTAAAGCTCGATGAAAAGATTAAAAATATTATTCTTACCGGAGCTTCTGTTCTAGTAGGCGTTTTATTTGCTGTTTTTGGACAAATCTACCAAACTGGAGCGAATGCTTATGACTTTTTCCTCGGATGGACCATTTTTGTGACATTATGGGCAATAGTTTCTGATTTTGCTCCCTTGTGGTTAATCTACTTTATATTAATGAACACAACACTTCATTTATATACAGAACAAGTTGCCAAAAACTGGTCTATTACTTTTGTGTATACCTTGCACTTTATCGTAAATATGATTCCTGTTTTGTTCGTTGTGTTTAGTAAAAACAAGGCGCCAAATTGGTTTTTATATACTATGATTTTGGCATCTGTAACTTATGCTACGTTGGGAATTTCAATTGGGGTTTTTGAAAAGTTTGAATTCGCCTTCTTACTCCTAATTATCATAACTGGAATCTCTTATGTGTTTGGTTACAAACATGGACTGAAAACAAAAAACGGCTTTTATCTTTCAGTTATTCCTTTTAGTTTAATAGTAATTGTGTCGGCTGTTTTTGTTGACATTTCCAATAATGAATTAATGTTTTTATTTATTAGCATGTTCATAATTGTAAGTGTAACATTAACCATTCTCAACTTAATTAATTATCAAAAAAAGTGGAATCATGAAGAATAG
- a CDS encoding GDYXXLXY domain-containing protein, with protein MKKYKWPIVFGNLILLLVYFNYSIFKKETLLNEGQLVLLELAPVDPRSLMQGDYMRLRYSLSRNNDVDIPKRGFCIVQLDSNNVASKVRFQKDTSPLNEGELPIEYTSPNNWNINIGAESFFFQESQAEKYEKAKYGGLKIDSKGNSLLIGLYDEHRAKIE; from the coding sequence ATGAAAAAGTATAAATGGCCTATTGTATTTGGAAACCTTATTTTATTGTTGGTATATTTCAACTATTCGATTTTTAAAAAGGAAACTTTATTAAATGAAGGACAACTGGTTTTACTGGAATTAGCTCCTGTTGATCCGCGTTCTTTAATGCAAGGAGATTATATGCGTTTACGTTATAGCCTTTCTCGAAACAATGATGTTGACATTCCTAAACGAGGATTTTGCATCGTACAACTTGATAGTAACAATGTAGCGTCAAAAGTAAGATTTCAAAAAGATACTTCTCCTTTAAACGAAGGTGAACTTCCTATTGAGTACACTTCTCCAAATAACTGGAATATAAATATTGGTGCTGAGTCTTTTTTCTTTCAAGAAAGTCAGGCAGAAAAGTATGAAAAAGCGAAGTATGGCGGACTTAAAATTGATTCTAAGGGAAATAGTTTGTTAATTGGATTATACGACGAGCATCGTGCTAAAATTGAATAA
- a CDS encoding sterol desaturase family protein, translating into MEIYEIITTTGISLLFLIAVFVPMEKVFPAKPNQKFLRPKWLLDFSFFLGQYILWSGLVLWSLYYFGEYLTSIVPNSFQQEIRKQPFVLQVIEVLFFSDLLIYWGHRLQHKVDFLWRFHKVHHSAEHLDWLAAHREHPLDSIYTIGLINLPAFIMGFPLESITGVIAFRGIWAIYIHSNVRLPIGPLRILIGAPELHHWHHDLDRKAGNYANISPIMDIIFRTYTCPDKEPKKFGIKEETPKSYLGQLIEPLLPKRIWKTVKKKFPIA; encoded by the coding sequence ATGGAAATCTATGAAATTATAACAACCACTGGAATCAGTTTGCTCTTCTTAATTGCGGTATTTGTTCCTATGGAAAAAGTCTTTCCTGCAAAACCAAATCAAAAGTTTCTCAGACCAAAATGGCTTCTAGATTTTTCCTTTTTTTTAGGTCAATATATACTTTGGAGTGGTTTGGTGCTTTGGTCGCTTTATTATTTTGGAGAATATTTAACTTCAATTGTGCCAAATTCTTTTCAACAAGAAATTAGAAAACAACCTTTCGTCCTTCAAGTAATCGAGGTTTTATTTTTTAGTGATTTGCTTATTTATTGGGGACACAGATTACAACATAAAGTCGATTTTTTATGGAGGTTCCATAAAGTTCATCACAGTGCAGAGCATTTAGATTGGTTGGCAGCACATCGCGAACATCCACTAGATTCGATATATACTATCGGACTCATAAATTTACCTGCTTTTATTATGGGGTTTCCATTAGAATCTATTACTGGAGTTATAGCATTTAGAGGAATTTGGGCAATTTATATACATTCAAATGTGAGATTGCCAATTGGACCATTACGAATCTTAATTGGCGCTCCAGAGCTTCATCATTGGCATCATGATTTAGATAGAAAAGCAGGAAATTATGCTAATATTTCTCCAATTATGGATATAATCTTTAGAACTTATACTTGTCCAGACAAAGAACCTAAAAAATTTGGTATTAAAGAAGAAACTCCAAAATCATACTTAGGCCAATTAATAGAACCCTTGCTGCCAAAACGTATATGGAAAACTGTAAAAAAGAAATTTCCAATTGCGTAA
- a CDS encoding phosphatidylserine decarboxylase — protein METLTLHQKHEPVVTSLQELLADDPAMAAALTASLNVAVAAAKKNLNSDLYNVINNEFKGNGWPTSINAYLDYLDLYVRMVPNERNDPEYPNAWKSNGQKNGYNQKVYDLLCQSYWLIDQKIPGTNTTMQSFEKFANWLDDFAKAWGRFLDTPASLTKESLHSFKYDRMYNFPLYAKNESSWKTFNQFFFREFNDADPDTGISPLRPITAPKNNKVVVSPADCTYKQFYPIDQEGNVIGLEGDKKQLKLKGTHTIGTISDLLQDSPYVNDFNGGTFVHYFLSPFDYHRFHTPVAGKVLEIRPIEGKVYLNVELKPDGQWDAPDGAGDGYEFNQARGLIVMDAGPEVGKVAILPIGMCQVSGVKMYENLQDKVVVKGQEFGKFRFGGSDIIMLFQNPPKDLYMYKYNPGQEPIHFQYGQASVLFNK, from the coding sequence ATGGAAACTTTAACGCTACACCAAAAACACGAACCAGTTGTAACTTCATTACAAGAACTTTTAGCAGATGATCCAGCAATGGCTGCTGCTTTAACTGCATCTTTAAATGTTGCTGTTGCTGCTGCAAAGAAAAATTTAAACTCAGATTTGTACAACGTAATTAACAATGAGTTTAAAGGAAACGGATGGCCGACTTCAATTAATGCCTATTTAGATTATTTAGATTTATACGTAAGAATGGTACCAAATGAACGTAACGATCCAGAATATCCAAATGCTTGGAAAAGTAACGGGCAAAAAAACGGTTACAACCAGAAAGTATATGATTTACTTTGCCAATCTTATTGGTTAATTGATCAAAAAATTCCAGGAACAAATACCACTATGCAAAGCTTTGAAAAATTTGCTAATTGGTTAGATGATTTTGCAAAAGCTTGGGGAAGATTCTTAGATACTCCGGCTTCTCTAACTAAAGAAAGTTTACACTCTTTTAAATACGATAGAATGTACAACTTCCCTTTATATGCTAAAAACGAATCATCTTGGAAAACCTTCAATCAATTCTTCTTTAGAGAATTTAACGATGCTGATCCTGATACGGGAATTAGTCCTTTACGTCCTATTACTGCACCAAAAAATAACAAGGTTGTTGTTTCACCTGCAGATTGTACGTACAAGCAATTTTATCCAATCGATCAAGAAGGAAATGTAATCGGCCTTGAAGGAGATAAAAAACAATTAAAATTAAAAGGAACGCATACCATCGGAACTATTAGCGACTTACTTCAAGATAGTCCGTATGTAAACGACTTTAATGGTGGAACTTTTGTTCACTATTTCTTAAGTCCGTTTGATTATCACCGATTCCATACACCAGTTGCGGGAAAAGTCTTAGAAATAAGACCAATTGAAGGAAAAGTGTATTTAAATGTAGAATTAAAACCAGACGGACAATGGGATGCTCCTGATGGTGCTGGAGATGGTTACGAATTTAATCAAGCAAGAGGGTTAATCGTTATGGACGCTGGTCCAGAAGTTGGTAAAGTTGCAATTTTACCAATTGGAATGTGCCAAGTTTCTGGTGTTAAGATGTATGAAAATTTACAGGATAAGGTTGTAGTAAAAGGACAAGAGTTTGGAAAATTCAGATTCGGAGGTTCTGATATAATCATGTTATTCCAAAATCCACCAAAAGATCTTTACATGTATAAATACAATCCAGGTCAAGAACCAATTCACTTTCAATACGGACAAGCTTCTGTATTGTTTAATAAATAA